The following are from one region of the Klebsiella aerogenes genome:
- a CDS encoding mannitol dehydrogenase family protein gives MNTHYTWLHIGLGSFHRAHQAWYLHRLLVSGDTRWHIAAGNIRNDAEQVVQALAAQNGRYVLETVSPEGEREYEEITSIQKLLPWQADLQPLINEGAAPQTKVIAFTVTEGGYYLDTQHRLETSNADLQADLQGECKTIYGTITRILEKRMADNAGPLTLLNCDNVRHNGERFHDGLVEFLRLTGKQPVIDWLAANATCPNTMVDRITPRPAADLAPRIKAQTGIDDKAPVMGETFIQWVVEDNFRAERPSLETVGVEMVASVIPYEEAKIRILNASHSCIAWAGTLLGQQYIHESTLTDAIYAMADRYVSEDVIPCLGDNGIDLATYRDVVLKRFTNPHIQDTNQRVAADGFSKIPAMIAPTLQECYQRGVRPQATAMLPALFFVFMQQWHKGTLPYQYQDGILDAAAVHAMFNAPDPIALYAGDNALFGELAESADFLALLREQIAAVYALTQQEALCI, from the coding sequence ATGAACACGCATTACACATGGCTTCACATTGGTCTGGGTTCTTTCCATCGCGCGCACCAGGCGTGGTACCTGCACCGGCTGCTGGTTTCCGGCGACACGCGCTGGCACATCGCCGCGGGGAATATCCGTAATGACGCCGAGCAGGTAGTGCAGGCGCTGGCGGCGCAAAATGGCCGTTACGTGCTGGAAACGGTTAGTCCGGAAGGGGAACGCGAATATGAAGAGATCACCTCAATTCAAAAATTACTGCCGTGGCAGGCGGATCTGCAGCCGCTGATTAACGAAGGGGCGGCGCCGCAAACGAAAGTGATTGCCTTCACGGTGACGGAAGGGGGTTATTACCTCGATACGCAACACCGCCTTGAGACCAGCAATGCCGATCTGCAAGCGGATTTGCAGGGCGAGTGCAAAACGATTTACGGCACCATCACCCGGATTCTGGAAAAGCGCATGGCCGATAATGCTGGCCCGCTAACGTTGCTCAACTGCGACAACGTGCGTCATAACGGCGAGCGTTTCCATGATGGGCTGGTGGAGTTTCTGCGGCTGACCGGCAAGCAGCCGGTGATTGACTGGCTGGCGGCGAACGCGACGTGCCCTAACACCATGGTTGACCGCATCACGCCGCGCCCGGCCGCCGATCTGGCACCGCGCATCAAAGCGCAAACCGGCATTGATGATAAGGCGCCAGTGATGGGCGAAACCTTTATTCAGTGGGTGGTGGAAGATAACTTCCGCGCTGAACGTCCGTCGCTTGAGACTGTGGGCGTGGAGATGGTGGCGTCGGTGATCCCTTATGAAGAGGCGAAAATCCGTATCCTCAACGCTTCCCATAGCTGCATTGCCTGGGCGGGTACCTTGTTGGGTCAGCAGTATATCCACGAAAGCACCCTGACCGACGCTATCTATGCCATGGCCGATCGTTATGTCAGCGAGGATGTGATTCCGTGCCTGGGTGACAATGGTATCGACCTGGCGACCTATCGCGACGTGGTGCTCAAGCGCTTTACCAACCCCCATATCCAGGACACCAACCAGCGTGTGGCGGCCGACGGGTTTTCGAAAATACCGGCGATGATTGCTCCAACACTTCAGGAGTGCTACCAGCGCGGCGTGCGCCCGCAGGCCACCGCCATGCTGCCAGCGCTGTTTTTTGTTTTTATGCAGCAGTGGCATAAAGGAACCTTACCTTATCAGTATCAGGATGGAATCCTTGATGCAGCGGCGGTTCACGCCATGTTTAACGCGCCCGACCCGATCGCCCTTTATGCCGGTGATAACGCATTGTTCGGCGAACTGGCGGAATCGGCCGACTTCCTGGCGCTGCTGCGTGAACAAATCGCCGCCGTCTATGCGCTGACTCAGCAGGAGGCGCTATGTATTTAG
- the xylB gene encoding xylulokinase produces MYLGIDLGTSEVKALVLDENNEVVASHSAPLTIQRPYPQWSEQSPQAWWEATEYLITTLREKCAGHWSAIKAIGLSGQMHGAVLLDASGEVIRPAILWNDTRCAPECAELEEMAPDLHQVAGNLAMPGFTAPKLLWVRRYEPQNFARTASVLLPKDFLRYKMTGKKVSDMSDAAGTLWLDVARRDWSDALLQTCGLTREQMPELVEGCEVSATLAADIAERWGLNPSVLVAGGGGDNAVSAIGVGAVSPGDAFISLGTSGVLFVVTDSYRPAPQSAVHAFCHVLPNLWHQMSVMLSAASCLQWFCRLTSTTEVALLEEIAQLSEEEKANAPFFLPYLSGERTPHNDPLARGMFWGMTHASLRAQLGYAVLEGVSFGIADGLRVLQESGTRIEQCSLVGGGARSPFWAQLLADILAMPVVTHKGGETGGALGAARLACLAAGKPLASVCHKPEVWQTWQADPRRHQQLMLRYAQFQSLYLNDRHFRQQ; encoded by the coding sequence ATGTATTTAGGTATCGATCTCGGCACCTCGGAAGTTAAAGCGTTAGTGCTTGACGAAAACAACGAGGTCGTCGCCAGTCATAGCGCGCCGCTGACTATCCAGCGGCCGTATCCCCAGTGGTCTGAACAATCGCCGCAGGCCTGGTGGGAAGCGACGGAATATCTGATTACTACGCTGCGTGAGAAATGCGCGGGACATTGGTCAGCCATTAAAGCCATCGGCCTCTCCGGACAGATGCACGGCGCCGTGTTGCTGGACGCCAGCGGCGAAGTGATTCGCCCGGCGATTCTATGGAACGATACCCGCTGCGCGCCGGAATGCGCCGAGCTGGAAGAGATGGCACCGGATCTGCATCAGGTCGCCGGTAACCTGGCGATGCCGGGATTTACCGCGCCGAAGCTGTTGTGGGTGCGACGTTATGAGCCGCAAAACTTCGCCCGCACCGCCAGCGTGCTGCTGCCGAAGGATTTTCTGCGCTACAAGATGACCGGTAAAAAAGTCTCCGATATGTCGGATGCCGCCGGAACCCTGTGGTTGGATGTCGCGCGGCGCGACTGGTCTGATGCGCTGTTGCAAACGTGTGGTCTGACGCGTGAACAGATGCCGGAGTTGGTGGAAGGGTGCGAGGTCTCCGCTACGCTGGCGGCGGATATTGCCGAGCGTTGGGGGCTTAATCCTTCCGTGTTGGTCGCGGGAGGCGGCGGTGATAATGCGGTTAGCGCTATTGGCGTTGGCGCCGTGTCGCCGGGCGATGCGTTTATCTCCCTGGGCACCTCCGGTGTGCTGTTCGTCGTCACCGATAGCTATCGCCCGGCGCCGCAGTCGGCGGTACATGCTTTCTGCCACGTGCTGCCGAATCTGTGGCACCAGATGAGTGTGATGCTCAGCGCCGCCAGTTGCCTGCAGTGGTTCTGCCGTCTGACCAGTACTACGGAAGTGGCGCTGCTGGAGGAGATTGCCCAGCTAAGCGAAGAAGAGAAGGCCAATGCGCCATTCTTCCTGCCTTATCTTTCCGGCGAGCGTACGCCGCATAACGACCCGCTGGCTCGCGGCATGTTTTGGGGGATGACTCACGCCAGCCTGCGTGCTCAGTTGGGATATGCGGTGCTGGAAGGGGTGAGCTTTGGTATTGCTGACGGCCTGCGCGTGTTGCAGGAGAGCGGAACCCGCATCGAGCAGTGTTCGCTGGTCGGCGGCGGCGCGCGCAGCCCGTTCTGGGCGCAACTGCTGGCGGATATCCTGGCGATGCCGGTGGTGACGCATAAAGGCGGTGAAACCGGTGGCGCGCTGGGCGCGGCGCGATTGGCCTGCCTGGCGGCGGGTAAGCCGTTGGCCAGCGTCTGTCATAAGCCGGAAGTCTGGCAAACCTGGCAGGCGGATCCGCGGCGCCATCAACAATTGATGCTGCGTTACGCCCAATTCCAGTCCCTGTATCTCAACGACCGACACTTTCGACAGCAATAA